In Amaranthus tricolor cultivar Red isolate AtriRed21 chromosome 5, ASM2621246v1, whole genome shotgun sequence, a genomic segment contains:
- the LOC130813073 gene encoding protein DMP9-like, translating to MEQITEQPEFGIRIYTASPSLDSTLPSSTPPPPSGPATQPVAPKKRRAAVAKSVQGTLSKTSMLAHFLPTGTLLTFEMVLPSIYGVGECSSVATIMTSILIVLCALSCFFFHFTDSFRTPDGKVYYGFVTRNGLAVFKPGLDVEVPKDDKYNIHFADFVHAMMSVMVFMAIALSDHRVTNCLLPGHGKEMEEAMESFPLMVGIVCSCLFLVFPKARFGVGCMAT from the coding sequence CACAGCTTCTCCTTCATTAGACTCTACACTACCATCATCAACCCCTCCTCCTCCATCAGGTCCGGCCACACAACCTGTTGCGCCAAAGAAAAGGCGGGCTGCGGTCGCAAAATCAGTCCAAGGAACCCTCTCGAAAACCTCGATGTTAGCCCATTTCCTCCCTACTGGGACCCTCTTAACTTTTGAGATGGTACTTCCATCAATATATGGTGTTGGTGAATGCAGTTCCGTAGCCACTATTATGACTTCCATCCTCATTGTACTTTGTGCTCTTTCATGTTTCTTCTTTCATTTTACAGATAGTTTTCGGACTCCTGATGGGAAGGTGTACTATGGGTTTGTGACTCGAAATGGGTTGGCGGTTTTCAAACCGGGTTTGGATGTGGAGGTTCCGAAAGATGACAAGTATAACATCCATTTTGCTGATTTTGTACATGCTATGATGTCTGTTATGGTGTTTATGGCGATTGCATTATCAGATCATCGGGTTACCAACTGTCTTCTTCCGGGTCATGGTAAAGAGATGGAGGAAGCCATGGAAAGTTTTCCTTTAATGGTAGGGATTGTTTGTAGTTGTCTTTTTCTTGTGTTTCCTAAGGCCCGTTTTGGTGTTGGGTGTATGGCCACATAA